In the genome of Actinomycetes bacterium, one region contains:
- a CDS encoding alpha/beta hydrolase has product MQWRQSGKVAVSGVRRLLGTKISTVEAAGLVHSTIAIGPSFESSLLPRTTIQQAVATGLAGAISYGLTATLQSTVEAVADRVIGDRSSSEHVRRALVLTADLAALAGAVAARRLLRQHPNEGITRAAARTTSFRLATGAAAGAIAVSVDGAVDSVTGRHDSGTVSLPVVLGTGAAIGTTLHLARSRRLLDTAAETDQYGTPVRQASMVQPTQALAVGAGVSLLLYGLSRIEDAVASGVGEVVAIAVPSARPVSKAIGHVVALGGLGLAVERAIAIATTATERAGSAVEPAYRSRPSSDVVSGGPRSKVDWSTIGREGRRFVNMALTADEIADITGEPATDPIRVFVGYQSAPSPNSRAFLAMQELEEFGAFDRPYIAVYSATGSGYVNYVASESVELMTGGNVAGVCLQYSVRPSFLSLDRVGTAWESTLALLTALAWRVRSIPVDKRPKILLFGESLGSQAAQDVFRKEGTEGFDILDISSSLFLGTPYASKWRRDWLKNPQEVDPQGIVVEVQSAAEFEQLPSDQAERARVVLLTHGNDPIPKFGPILTIQRPYWLSDKQPRPAGVPADMRWFPIFSFILVGIDLLNADNVTPGEFDAYAHDYRKDIPEMIRLAYSFDVPPAQMERIERALRERELEWAERRVVAENLDKAEQRVRETLAEWGVDHTVVPKVVTPERAVAPDPYRAIRNS; this is encoded by the coding sequence ATGCAGTGGCGTCAGTCGGGCAAAGTAGCGGTCAGCGGAGTGCGACGACTATTGGGAACGAAAATCTCGACGGTGGAAGCCGCCGGGCTGGTTCACAGCACGATCGCGATCGGCCCCTCCTTCGAATCGTCACTGTTACCTCGGACCACGATTCAACAAGCGGTTGCCACCGGTTTGGCTGGTGCGATTAGCTACGGATTGACCGCCACCTTGCAGTCCACCGTGGAGGCAGTAGCTGATCGCGTCATCGGTGATCGCTCCAGTAGCGAACATGTACGACGCGCTCTGGTTCTGACCGCTGACTTGGCAGCCCTGGCAGGGGCGGTTGCCGCGCGACGGCTGCTCCGCCAGCACCCAAATGAAGGAATCACCCGCGCGGCAGCACGAACAACTTCGTTCCGGCTAGCAACGGGTGCCGCAGCTGGCGCGATCGCGGTCAGTGTTGACGGGGCAGTAGACAGCGTGACCGGTCGCCACGACTCCGGCACAGTCAGTTTGCCGGTGGTGCTGGGAACCGGTGCCGCAATCGGTACGACTTTGCATCTGGCTCGCTCTCGTCGGCTGCTGGACACTGCCGCTGAGACCGATCAGTACGGGACGCCGGTACGACAAGCCAGCATGGTTCAACCAACTCAAGCACTAGCAGTCGGTGCCGGAGTATCACTGCTGCTCTACGGGCTATCCCGCATCGAAGATGCGGTAGCCAGCGGCGTAGGTGAGGTGGTGGCTATCGCAGTTCCCAGCGCCCGACCAGTCTCGAAAGCCATTGGGCACGTCGTGGCCCTCGGTGGCCTCGGGCTCGCAGTGGAACGAGCGATAGCGATAGCTACTACTGCCACCGAACGAGCGGGCAGTGCGGTAGAACCGGCCTACCGATCCCGCCCTTCATCTGACGTTGTCAGCGGTGGCCCTCGGAGCAAGGTGGATTGGAGCACAATCGGGCGGGAGGGACGCCGTTTCGTGAATATGGCGCTGACCGCCGATGAGATCGCAGACATCACTGGTGAGCCAGCCACCGATCCGATCCGGGTGTTCGTCGGGTACCAATCGGCGCCCTCACCCAACTCGCGCGCCTTCCTAGCCATGCAGGAGCTAGAGGAATTCGGCGCCTTTGACCGTCCCTACATCGCTGTCTACTCCGCTACCGGTAGCGGTTACGTGAATTATGTGGCCAGCGAGTCAGTGGAGTTAATGACCGGCGGCAATGTGGCTGGGGTGTGCTTGCAGTATTCGGTACGGCCGTCGTTCCTGTCGCTTGATCGCGTGGGCACCGCCTGGGAAAGCACGTTGGCGCTGCTCACAGCACTGGCCTGGCGGGTCCGCTCCATCCCGGTGGACAAGCGACCCAAGATTCTACTGTTCGGCGAATCGCTGGGCAGCCAAGCCGCTCAGGACGTTTTCCGTAAGGAGGGTACAGAGGGTTTCGACATCCTCGACATCAGTAGTTCGCTGTTCCTTGGCACCCCCTATGCCTCCAAATGGCGTCGGGACTGGCTCAAGAACCCGCAAGAAGTGGATCCGCAAGGGATCGTCGTTGAGGTCCAATCGGCTGCCGAATTCGAACAACTACCCAGCGATCAGGCCGAGCGCGCCCGGGTGGTGCTCCTTACCCACGGCAACGACCCGATTCCGAAGTTCGGTCCAATCCTGACCATTCAGCGCCCCTACTGGCTGTCGGATAAGCAGCCCCGGCCAGCTGGAGTTCCCGCCGACATGCGGTGGTTTCCAATCTTCAGTTTCATTTTGGTTGGGATCGACTTGCTCAATGCGGACAACGTCACGCCTGGAGAGTTCGACGCGTACGCCCATGACTACCGCAAGGACATCCCCGAGATGATTCGGCTGGCCTACAGTTTTGATGTGCCGCCAGCCCAGATGGAACGTATCGAGCGAGCACTACGTGAGCGAGAGCTTGAATGGGCGGAACGACGCGTTGTCGCCGAGAACCTCGATAAGGCTGAGCAGCGAGTACGGGAGACATTGGCGGAGTGGGGCGTGGACCACACCGTCGTGCCGAAGGTCGTAACCCCAGAGCGTGCTGTTGCACCCGACCCCTACCGGGCTATCCGGAACTCCTGA
- a CDS encoding MarR family transcriptional regulator, which produces MSNGAGSPDPIEQARQNWEAHGWEDAAAGMAATTSIMRAQQIMMGRADTVLRRFGLTFARYELLMLLQFSRKGELPMGVIGKRLQVHPASVTSATDRLERDGLAQRRPHPQDRRAVLVAITQEGKQRARSATTAINEEVFTDPRLVAQAEQISVALSDLRDSAEA; this is translated from the coding sequence ATGAGTAATGGCGCTGGATCACCAGATCCGATCGAGCAAGCCCGCCAGAACTGGGAAGCGCACGGTTGGGAAGACGCCGCTGCTGGCATGGCGGCAACCACATCGATCATGCGTGCTCAGCAAATCATGATGGGCCGAGCTGACACGGTACTCCGCCGATTTGGCCTGACTTTTGCCCGATACGAGCTGCTGATGTTGTTGCAGTTCTCCCGCAAAGGTGAGCTGCCAATGGGTGTCATCGGCAAGCGATTGCAGGTGCACCCGGCAAGCGTTACCAGCGCGACGGATCGCCTAGAGCGGGACGGGTTGGCTCAGCGGCGACCGCATCCCCAAGATCGTCGGGCGGTGCTGGTGGCGATTACTCAGGAAGGCAAGCAGCGGGCTCGAAGCGCGACAACGGCGATAAACGAGGAAGTATTTACTGACCCGCGGCTAGTTGCTCAGGCTGAGCAGATCAGTGTTGCGTTATCAGACCTCCGCGATTCAGCAGAGGCCTGA
- a CDS encoding cobalamin-dependent protein (Presence of a B(12) (cobalamin)-binding domain implies dependence on cobalamin itself, in one of its several forms, or in some unusual lineages, dependence on a cobalamin-like analog.): MTLHQPRQPIRIVTAASLFDGHDAAINVMRRILQDQGAEVIHLGHDRSVHEVVVAALQEDATAVAISSYQGGHVEYFSYLREELNRSGAEHIRVYGGGGGVIVPAEVELLASKGVRIFTPADGQQLGLPVMINSIIVDCDHPTNPHFDLELVRQNHHRDLARAITAVEQGQPVSLPPAANSAPVVGITGTGGAGKSSVTDELLRRLQIDDENKLRIAVLAVDPSRRRGGGALLGDRIRFNALRDQRIYFRSVATRNSGASVTDTLPDVIDLVSGCGFDLVIVETPGLGQGDTGLVDLVDLSLYVMTAEYGAASQLEKIGMLDCADAVLINKYERSGSEDARRDVARQLVRNRQAFGTDWQEMPVFGTSAAQFDDSGVTHAYRWLRAALVDHGLPSGAGLLPTTTGSAATELIPRDRQRYLSQIATVVRGYHIRTNEVADLIRRRESVRTAAAELPENPEVRNALTSRAADLDLQIPQSDQQLLDGWTDIERDYRRDELVTSAGARESTVPLTIETLSGTRVPRVALPRFSSQADIYRWLRRENLPGRYPFTAAVFPFRRTDEDPARMFAGEGDAFRTNRRFHLLASEQPATRLSTAFDSVTLYGRDPAERPDIYGKVGTAGVSIATLADMKELYRGFDLTDSGTSVSMTINGPAPAVLAMFFNTAIDQQIDIFRQEQGRDPDDDERSELAARTVNRVRGTVQADILKEDQGQNTCLFSTEFSLRCMADVQQWFIDHAVRNFYSVSISGYHIAEAGANPISQLAFTLANAFTYLEIYRARGMSADDVAANLSFFFSNGMDAEYAVLGRVARRIWAIALREVYGADERSQRLKYHVQTSGRSLHAQEMSFNDIRTTLQALLASYDNCNSLHTNAYDEAITTPTPESVRRALAIQMIINREWGLSANENPQQGSFIVEELTELVEDAVLAEFDRLSDRGGVLGAMETGYQRGRIQDESLRYEQRKHSGALPIVGVNTFLGSGSEEAEVVPELMRATEAEKRSQLNRLATFTDDNRESAALALAELRRVVIAGENVFAELMRTVRVCSLGQITEAFFDVGGQYRRNT, encoded by the coding sequence ATGACGCTGCATCAGCCACGACAACCGATTCGAATTGTGACAGCGGCGAGCCTGTTTGACGGTCACGATGCCGCCATCAATGTCATGCGACGCATCCTGCAGGATCAGGGCGCGGAAGTGATTCATCTGGGTCACGATCGGTCAGTGCACGAGGTAGTAGTCGCTGCACTGCAGGAGGATGCGACTGCTGTTGCGATTTCCTCCTATCAGGGTGGCCATGTCGAATACTTCAGCTATCTGCGTGAGGAACTCAATCGCAGCGGTGCTGAGCACATTCGCGTCTACGGTGGCGGTGGTGGTGTCATCGTCCCGGCTGAAGTTGAGCTCCTCGCCAGCAAGGGGGTGCGCATCTTCACACCGGCGGATGGCCAGCAGTTGGGGCTACCGGTGATGATCAACAGCATCATCGTTGACTGCGACCACCCAACGAATCCTCACTTCGATCTGGAGTTGGTGCGGCAGAACCACCATCGAGACCTCGCCCGGGCCATTACTGCAGTGGAGCAGGGGCAGCCAGTCTCACTACCGCCAGCAGCTAACTCCGCTCCGGTAGTGGGCATCACTGGCACTGGCGGAGCTGGCAAGTCCTCGGTGACCGATGAACTGCTGCGTCGGCTTCAGATCGATGACGAAAACAAGTTACGGATCGCGGTGTTGGCGGTGGATCCCAGCCGACGCCGTGGCGGCGGAGCACTGTTGGGTGATCGAATCAGGTTCAACGCACTGCGGGATCAGCGGATCTACTTCCGATCAGTAGCGACTCGGAACTCAGGGGCCTCGGTGACTGACACCCTGCCAGACGTCATCGATCTGGTGAGTGGCTGTGGCTTCGATCTGGTGATCGTCGAAACACCTGGTCTCGGTCAAGGAGATACCGGGCTAGTTGATCTGGTTGACCTGTCGCTGTACGTGATGACGGCTGAATATGGTGCGGCCAGCCAACTAGAAAAGATTGGGATGTTGGACTGTGCTGATGCCGTACTGATTAACAAGTACGAGCGCTCCGGCTCTGAGGATGCCCGCCGTGACGTTGCGCGACAACTGGTGCGCAATCGCCAAGCGTTCGGTACCGACTGGCAAGAGATGCCAGTCTTTGGCACGAGCGCGGCGCAGTTCGATGATTCTGGCGTCACCCACGCTTATCGCTGGCTACGAGCAGCGCTGGTGGACCATGGCCTCCCCAGCGGGGCGGGCCTGCTGCCGACAACAACGGGTAGCGCGGCAACGGAGTTGATCCCACGTGATCGCCAGCGGTATCTCTCGCAGATCGCAACCGTCGTGCGCGGGTACCACATCAGGACGAACGAGGTTGCGGACCTGATTCGTCGGCGGGAGTCGGTGCGAACCGCAGCAGCGGAACTACCCGAGAACCCAGAGGTGCGCAACGCCCTGACCTCCCGAGCAGCTGATCTCGACTTGCAAATTCCGCAATCCGACCAGCAACTGCTCGACGGTTGGACTGATATCGAGCGGGATTACCGGCGAGATGAGTTGGTTACCTCCGCAGGCGCCCGCGAAAGTACCGTACCGCTCACCATTGAAACGTTGTCCGGCACTCGGGTGCCACGAGTGGCGCTGCCGCGGTTCAGTTCGCAAGCAGATATCTACCGCTGGCTGCGACGGGAAAACCTGCCTGGCCGATACCCGTTCACCGCCGCGGTTTTCCCTTTCCGTCGCACTGACGAGGATCCTGCCCGCATGTTTGCCGGTGAGGGAGATGCTTTTCGCACTAATCGTCGATTCCATCTCCTCGCTAGTGAACAGCCCGCCACGAGACTGTCCACCGCATTTGACTCGGTCACCCTGTACGGTCGCGATCCTGCCGAGCGGCCAGACATCTACGGCAAGGTAGGCACCGCCGGGGTGTCCATTGCGACGCTGGCTGATATGAAGGAGTTATACCGAGGCTTCGATCTCACCGACTCGGGAACAAGCGTCTCGATGACCATCAATGGGCCTGCGCCCGCGGTGCTCGCGATGTTCTTTAATACCGCGATTGATCAGCAAATCGATATTTTCCGTCAGGAGCAGGGTCGCGATCCTGATGATGACGAGCGATCTGAACTCGCAGCGCGGACGGTCAATCGGGTTCGCGGCACAGTGCAAGCCGACATTCTCAAAGAAGATCAGGGGCAGAACACCTGCCTGTTCTCCACGGAGTTCTCGCTGCGGTGCATGGCTGACGTGCAGCAGTGGTTCATTGACCACGCCGTACGGAACTTCTACTCGGTGTCGATCTCGGGCTATCATATCGCCGAAGCCGGAGCTAATCCCATTTCACAGTTGGCATTTACCTTGGCTAATGCCTTCACCTACCTCGAAATCTATCGAGCCCGTGGGATGTCAGCCGATGATGTGGCCGCGAACCTGTCCTTCTTTTTCAGCAACGGCATGGACGCCGAATATGCGGTACTGGGGCGAGTCGCGCGGCGGATTTGGGCCATCGCATTGCGTGAGGTGTACGGGGCTGATGAACGGTCGCAGCGTTTGAAGTATCACGTGCAAACGTCAGGACGATCGCTGCATGCGCAAGAGATGTCTTTCAACGATATTCGCACTACTTTGCAGGCGCTGTTAGCTAGCTATGACAACTGCAATTCGCTGCACACTAACGCTTACGATGAGGCGATTACCACCCCTACGCCGGAGTCGGTACGTCGTGCATTAGCCATCCAAATGATTATCAATCGTGAGTGGGGGTTGTCGGCGAATGAGAACCCACAACAGGGCTCATTCATCGTTGAGGAACTGACTGAGTTAGTGGAGGATGCCGTGCTTGCGGAGTTTGATCGTCTCTCCGATCGTGGCGGTGTGCTCGGTGCGATGGAGACGGGCTATCAGCGGGGCCGCATCCAAGACGAATCTTTGCGCTACGAGCAGCGCAAGCACAGTGGTGCCTTGCCGATCGTGGGTGTGAATACGTTCCTGGGTTCTGGGAGTGAGGAGGCGGAAGTTGTCCCGGAACTCATGCGGGCGACAGAAGCGGAGAAGCGCTCACAGTTGAACCGGCTGGCTACCTTCACTGACGACAACCGTGAGTCAGCGGCCCTGGCCTTGGCGGAGCTACGCCGGGTGGTCATCGCCGGCGAAAATGTCTTTGCTGAACTCATGCGTACGGTTCGGGTGTGCTCACTGGGGCAGATCACCGAGGCATTTTTCGATGTCGGCGGCCAGTATCGGCGCAACACATGA
- a CDS encoding amidohydrolase: MTDYGDVRPRGSDDSGAPAPPIPGHSAPPEILRAVDDISAEHEAELVALRRRLHAEPELSFAETVTTEEVAERLIVEGLTLERLPSGTGLSCDIGDQGELVALRAELDALAMPDSKDVPYRSRRRGIAHACGHDVHVAIVVGAGIVLNRLHRDGQLPGRVRLIFEPGEEQVPGGAVEVVELGLLRDVSAIFAVHCDPKLEVGVAGTRIGAITSASDKVEIELTGPGGHTARPHLTVDLVALAARLIEQLPVELEQRMGGPENCRMVFGAVHAGAAANVIPARAELAGSLRTPDVAAWNEALPALTEALAVILGDTGAAWDVNYVRGVPPVVNDEWAARTAARCVRNLLGEEALVETEHSWGGDSFGWMTGEVPGAFLRLGTHNPERGDMLDLHHSRFDVDERVILIGVRLLVRAVLGALADLPR; this comes from the coding sequence ATGACGGATTACGGTGATGTCCGCCCTCGGGGTAGCGACGACTCGGGGGCGCCAGCTCCACCTATTCCTGGCCATTCCGCACCACCCGAGATCTTGAGAGCCGTCGACGATATCTCTGCTGAGCACGAAGCCGAACTTGTCGCTTTGCGGCGACGGCTGCACGCTGAACCGGAGTTGTCGTTTGCGGAAACAGTCACGACCGAGGAAGTAGCTGAGCGGCTAATAGTGGAGGGGCTGACCCTAGAACGACTTCCTAGCGGAACGGGGCTGTCTTGCGACATCGGAGATCAAGGGGAACTGGTCGCGCTGCGAGCAGAACTCGACGCGTTGGCGATGCCCGACAGCAAAGATGTCCCTTACCGCTCGCGGCGGCGCGGCATTGCGCACGCGTGCGGTCACGATGTCCACGTGGCCATCGTTGTGGGGGCCGGCATCGTGCTCAATCGACTGCATCGCGATGGCCAGTTGCCCGGTCGAGTGCGATTAATTTTTGAACCGGGGGAAGAGCAAGTTCCCGGTGGCGCTGTTGAAGTAGTCGAACTCGGGCTACTACGTGACGTGTCGGCAATTTTTGCGGTGCACTGTGATCCCAAGTTGGAGGTCGGAGTAGCCGGAACGCGTATCGGTGCCATTACCTCGGCATCGGACAAAGTGGAGATCGAACTGACTGGACCGGGCGGTCACACCGCTCGGCCGCACCTCACTGTGGACCTCGTAGCGTTGGCCGCCCGATTGATTGAGCAACTTCCGGTGGAGCTAGAGCAGCGGATGGGTGGGCCGGAAAACTGCCGGATGGTCTTTGGTGCAGTGCACGCTGGTGCCGCCGCCAACGTCATTCCCGCCCGAGCGGAACTGGCAGGTTCGCTGCGTACTCCTGATGTCGCTGCGTGGAACGAGGCGCTGCCGGCCTTGACGGAGGCGCTGGCGGTCATTCTTGGCGATACCGGGGCCGCCTGGGATGTCAACTATGTCCGAGGGGTGCCGCCAGTCGTGAACGACGAATGGGCGGCTCGCACAGCCGCTCGATGTGTGCGCAATCTGCTCGGCGAAGAGGCATTGGTGGAGACCGAGCATTCGTGGGGTGGTGACTCGTTTGGCTGGATGACGGGTGAGGTGCCTGGCGCTTTTCTCCGGCTGGGGACGCATAACCCAGAACGTGGCGACATGCTGGATCTCCATCACAGTCGCTTCGACGTTGACGAGCGAGTAATCCTAATCGGAGTTCGGCTGTTGGTTCGTGCGGTGCTCGGCGCACTCGCTGATTTGCCCCGCTAG